A portion of the Homo sapiens chromosome 16, GRCh38.p14 Primary Assembly genome contains these proteins:
- the TBC1D24 gene encoding TBC1 domain family member 24 isoform 1 (isoform 1 is encoded by transcript variant 1), whose protein sequence is MDSPGYNCFVDKDKMDAAIQDLGPKELSCTELQELKQLARQGYWAQSHALRGKVYQRLIRDIPCRTVTPDASVYSDIVGKIVGKHSSSCLPLPEFVDNTQVPSYCLNARGEGAVRKILLCLANQFPDISFCPALPAVVALLLHYSIDEAECFEKACRILACNDPGRRLIDQSFLAFESSCMTFGDLVNKYCQAAHKLMVAVSEDVLQVYADWQRWLFGELPLCYFARVFDVFLVEGYKVLYRVALAILKFFHKVRAGQPLESDSVKQDIRTFVRDIAKTVSPEKLLEKAFAIRLFSRKEIQLLQMANEKALKQKGITVKQKSVSLSKRQFVHLAVHAENFRSEIVSVREMRDIWSWVPERFALCQPLLLFSSLQHGYSLARFYFQCEGHEPTLLLIKTTQKEVCGAYLSTDWSERNKFGGKLGFFGTGECFVFRLQPEVQRYEWVVIKHPELTKPPPLMAAEPTAPLSHSASSDPADRLSPFLAARHFNLPSKTESMFMAGGSDCLIVGGGGGQALYIDGDLNRGRTSHCDTFNNQPLCSENFLIAAVEAWGFQDPDTQ, encoded by the exons ATGGACTCTCCAGGATACAACTGCTTCGTGGACAAAGACAAGATGGACGCTGCCATCCAGGACCTGGGGCCCAAGGAGCTGAGCTGCACTGAACTGCAGGAACTGAAGCAGCTGGCGCGCCAGGGCTACTGGGCCCAAAGCCACGCCCTGCGGGGAAAGGTGTACCAGCGCCTGATCCGGGACATTCCCTGCCGCACGGTCACGCCTGACGCCAGCGTGTACAGCGACATCGTGGGCAAGATCGTGGGCAAGCACAGCAGCAGCTGCCTGCCGCTGCCCGAGTTCGTGGACAACACGCAGGTGCCCAGCTACTGCCTGAATGCACGCGGCGAGGGGGCCGTGCGCAAGATCCTCCTGTGCCTGGCCAACCAGTTCCCCGACATCTCCTTCTGCCCCGCCCTGCCGGCCGTGGTGGCCCTGCTGCTGCACTACAGCATCGACGAGGCCGAGTGCTTCGAGAAGGCCTGCCGCATCCTGGCCTGCAATGACCCCGGCAGGAGGCTGATCGACCAGAGCTTCCTGGCCTTTGAGTCGTCCTGCATGACGTTTGGGGACCTGGTGAACAAGTACTGCCAGGCGGCCCACAAGCTGATGGTGGCCGTGTCGGAGGATGTCCTGCAGGTCTATGCGGACTGGCAGCGCTGGCTGTTTGGGGAGCTGCCCCTCTGCTACTTCGCCCGGGTCTTTGACGTCTTCCTGGTGGAGGGCTACAAGGTGCTGTACCGCGTGGCGCTGGCCATCCTCAAGTTCTTCCACAAGGTGAGGGCCGGGCAGCCGCTGGAGTCGGACAGCGTGAAGCAGGACATCCGCACGTTCGTCAGAGACATCGCGAAGACGGTGTCCCCTGAGAAGCTGCTGGAGAAAGCGTTCGCCATCCGCCTCTTCTCCCGCAAGGAGATCCAGCTCCTGCAGATGGCCAATGAGAAAGCCCTGAAGCAGAAGGGCATCACCGTGAAGCAGAAGAG TGTGTCACTTTCTAAAAG GCAGTTTGTACACTTGGCCGTCCATGCAGAGAACTTCCGCTCGGAGATCGTCAGCGTGAGGGAGATGAGAGACATCTGGTCCTGGGTCCCCGAGCGCTTTGCCCTGTGCCAGCCCCTTCTGCTGTTCTCCTCCCTGCAGCACGGGTACAGCCTGGCCAG GTTCTACTTCCAGTGTGAAGGACATGAGCCTACCCTCTTGCTCATCAAGACCACGCAGAAGGAG GTGTGTGGTGCTTACCTGTCCACAGACTGGAGTGAGAGAAATAAGTTTGGAGGCAAACTGGGCTTCTTTGGGACCGGAGAATGCTTTGTGTTTAGG CTGCAGCCTGAGGTGCAGCGCTACGAGTGGGTGGTGATCAAGCACCCCGAGCTGACCAAGCCCCCACCCTTGATGGCTGCCGAGCCCACCGCCCCACTCAGCCACTCCGCCTCCTCAGACCCCGCTGACCGCCTCTCGCCCTTCCTGGCCGCTCGCCACTTCAACCTGCCCTCCAAGACCGAGTCCATGTTCATGGCGGGGGGCAGCGACTGCCTCATCGTCG GGGGAGGAGGCGGCCAGGCGCTCTACATCGATGGGGACCTGAACCGGGGCCGCACAAGCCACTGCGACACCTTCAACAACCAGCCCCTCTGCTCCGAGAACTTCCTCATTGCTGCCGTGGAGGCCTGGGGCTTCCAGGACCCTGACACCCAGTGA
- the TBC1D24 gene encoding TBC1 domain family member 24 isoform 2 (isoform 2 is encoded by transcript variant 2): protein MDSPGYNCFVDKDKMDAAIQDLGPKELSCTELQELKQLARQGYWAQSHALRGKVYQRLIRDIPCRTVTPDASVYSDIVGKIVGKHSSSCLPLPEFVDNTQVPSYCLNARGEGAVRKILLCLANQFPDISFCPALPAVVALLLHYSIDEAECFEKACRILACNDPGRRLIDQSFLAFESSCMTFGDLVNKYCQAAHKLMVAVSEDVLQVYADWQRWLFGELPLCYFARVFDVFLVEGYKVLYRVALAILKFFHKVRAGQPLESDSVKQDIRTFVRDIAKTVSPEKLLEKAFAIRLFSRKEIQLLQMANEKALKQKGITVKQKRQFVHLAVHAENFRSEIVSVREMRDIWSWVPERFALCQPLLLFSSLQHGYSLARFYFQCEGHEPTLLLIKTTQKEVCGAYLSTDWSERNKFGGKLGFFGTGECFVFRLQPEVQRYEWVVIKHPELTKPPPLMAAEPTAPLSHSASSDPADRLSPFLAARHFNLPSKTESMFMAGGSDCLIVGGGGGQALYIDGDLNRGRTSHCDTFNNQPLCSENFLIAAVEAWGFQDPDTQ, encoded by the exons ATGGACTCTCCAGGATACAACTGCTTCGTGGACAAAGACAAGATGGACGCTGCCATCCAGGACCTGGGGCCCAAGGAGCTGAGCTGCACTGAACTGCAGGAACTGAAGCAGCTGGCGCGCCAGGGCTACTGGGCCCAAAGCCACGCCCTGCGGGGAAAGGTGTACCAGCGCCTGATCCGGGACATTCCCTGCCGCACGGTCACGCCTGACGCCAGCGTGTACAGCGACATCGTGGGCAAGATCGTGGGCAAGCACAGCAGCAGCTGCCTGCCGCTGCCCGAGTTCGTGGACAACACGCAGGTGCCCAGCTACTGCCTGAATGCACGCGGCGAGGGGGCCGTGCGCAAGATCCTCCTGTGCCTGGCCAACCAGTTCCCCGACATCTCCTTCTGCCCCGCCCTGCCGGCCGTGGTGGCCCTGCTGCTGCACTACAGCATCGACGAGGCCGAGTGCTTCGAGAAGGCCTGCCGCATCCTGGCCTGCAATGACCCCGGCAGGAGGCTGATCGACCAGAGCTTCCTGGCCTTTGAGTCGTCCTGCATGACGTTTGGGGACCTGGTGAACAAGTACTGCCAGGCGGCCCACAAGCTGATGGTGGCCGTGTCGGAGGATGTCCTGCAGGTCTATGCGGACTGGCAGCGCTGGCTGTTTGGGGAGCTGCCCCTCTGCTACTTCGCCCGGGTCTTTGACGTCTTCCTGGTGGAGGGCTACAAGGTGCTGTACCGCGTGGCGCTGGCCATCCTCAAGTTCTTCCACAAGGTGAGGGCCGGGCAGCCGCTGGAGTCGGACAGCGTGAAGCAGGACATCCGCACGTTCGTCAGAGACATCGCGAAGACGGTGTCCCCTGAGAAGCTGCTGGAGAAAGCGTTCGCCATCCGCCTCTTCTCCCGCAAGGAGATCCAGCTCCTGCAGATGGCCAATGAGAAAGCCCTGAAGCAGAAGGGCATCACCGTGAAGCAGAAGAG GCAGTTTGTACACTTGGCCGTCCATGCAGAGAACTTCCGCTCGGAGATCGTCAGCGTGAGGGAGATGAGAGACATCTGGTCCTGGGTCCCCGAGCGCTTTGCCCTGTGCCAGCCCCTTCTGCTGTTCTCCTCCCTGCAGCACGGGTACAGCCTGGCCAG GTTCTACTTCCAGTGTGAAGGACATGAGCCTACCCTCTTGCTCATCAAGACCACGCAGAAGGAG GTGTGTGGTGCTTACCTGTCCACAGACTGGAGTGAGAGAAATAAGTTTGGAGGCAAACTGGGCTTCTTTGGGACCGGAGAATGCTTTGTGTTTAGG CTGCAGCCTGAGGTGCAGCGCTACGAGTGGGTGGTGATCAAGCACCCCGAGCTGACCAAGCCCCCACCCTTGATGGCTGCCGAGCCCACCGCCCCACTCAGCCACTCCGCCTCCTCAGACCCCGCTGACCGCCTCTCGCCCTTCCTGGCCGCTCGCCACTTCAACCTGCCCTCCAAGACCGAGTCCATGTTCATGGCGGGGGGCAGCGACTGCCTCATCGTCG GGGGAGGAGGCGGCCAGGCGCTCTACATCGATGGGGACCTGAACCGGGGCCGCACAAGCCACTGCGACACCTTCAACAACCAGCCCCTCTGCTCCGAGAACTTCCTCATTGCTGCCGTGGAGGCCTGGGGCTTCCAGGACCCTGACACCCAGTGA